AGATTACCTGCAATGACACAAGAAgcctcttgtgcatgtacaacgctGCCCATGTTCGGACACATGGTGAAGAAACACTCAGCAGCGCAATGGCTTACATAAAAGGCCATCTCCAGCGTGCCGTGGAGCAACAAACAATTCCACCATCAATATTGCTCGATCAGGTGCGGCGCACTGTGGAAACGCCTCTTTTCAGGAGGCCTCGAAGAGTTGAAGCGCGGCACTTCATCTCAGTTTATGAGAGAATGAGTACAAGGAATGATGCCATTTTGGAGCTTGCAAAGCTGAATTTCAGTATTCTGCAAGCTCTCTACTGTGAGGAGCTGAGGACTCTTACTCTGTAAGTGACTTTCTATGATGAAATCTGCTAGTATATGGGCAAAATTTCACCTTTTATCCGTCGGTGCAATTTATATTCCGCCGCTAAAATCTAATATCAGACACAACCCTATGCCCCTTAACTCTTGAATTGGTCTTCATATCCTCGTCGTACCATTACAATCTGAGTTCATGGTTTATTTGTAGGTGGTGGAAAGAACTGCAACTCCAAGACCATTTGAGCTTCGCACGAGACAGGATGGTGGAGATGCACTTTTGGATGCTAGGAGTTTTATTTGAGCCACAATATTCATACGGACGAATAGTGCTCACAAAGTTCTTTACATTTATATCGATATTCGATGACATTTACGACAGCTACAGCACCTTAGAAGAAAGCAGGCTCCTCACCATGGCGATGGAAAGGTCTCTATATATCTATGTGGGCTTGGGTGGTTTTAACAACCCATTAATGTGTTGCTTGATACTAATTCTAGAAAAACTCTATTGTTTTTAGGTGGGATGAACAAGCCGCTGAACACCTCCCAGGTTACATGAAGTTCTTCTATAGCAAAGTACTTGCTACGATGAAGGTCATTGAAAAAGATTTGGATAGTCAAGGAAACAAGCATGCAGACTATGTAAAAAAGCTAGTAAGTTGATGTCTCATGAACATGCTTAATTCAAGAAAAATAAACCGATAAATACTCGCATAGGATCATTATGTATGGACACAACTAGCACTATGGTGCGAAGCCTCTGAATCACATGCAGGAATTGATGCAGAGCCCCTTGAGGCGTGCACAAGTAGATAAAAGTGATGAAATCATCAAGACTCTTTGTAAATTTGAAATATTTTAACTCATAAAGAGTGTACTCAATATATGGCTCATCTTAACTGTTGGTTTTGTTTCACGAAACTTAAAAAACTGAGATTATGATATTTGTCATATTAAAAGTTAACACCTATACTTATGAAGCTTCTGTTTCGTTTATGTTCGCTCGTTAAAAAATCTGCTATGTGAAAGAAATATGTGTATATATAGACAATCAACTTCCCAGTGAAAAATAAATATATCATTGAACTTATGCAGCTAATCGATGCTACGAAATGCTACTACAATGAGGCAAAATGGCGTGAGGAAAGCGACACACCTGTTACTGTGGAGGAGCACCTGCGATTCTCAGTGCCTAGCAGTTGCTGCATGCATGTTGCATGCCTTGCCTTCGTTGTCATAGGAGCGAGCGGAGACGCCATTGAGTGGGGCATGACCTATCCCAAAATCATGCGAGCTTCTTGTGTCATCGGCCGTGTCATCAACGATGTGGCTTCCCACGAGGTTACACACTCATAGCTGAAAATATATGCCATGTTTTATTCTATTTGCAGTTTTCGGTTCATGGATAAGTTTCAGATCCTTTTAGTTTTGTAGCTTGTCGCTTCTGTTTGGCGGTGAATATTATGCAAAATCATAATAAATCCTATTTGTGTGGATCATGATGTCTATGCCAATTAAAAGCCAATTAAGTAAACTGATGTAATCCTTCCATTCTGAAATACCCTTTTTGTAAATAATACATGACGTTttagagacttgtgtatttgagacTCTAAAAATGAATATACATATGTTGTTGTAAATTATAAACTTACTGAACTTCAAAAAGTTTTACATGGTAAATCCAGCAATATTATTGtagttaaaaaaaatcaaataagacagTCCCCTGAGAGAAGTTTGGGAAGATATTTTCTAGAAgaccatctattttggaatggggaTAATAGTTAACTGGTCATACAAACCACTTGCCATACAATATAGGTAAACTAATAGAAAAGTTATTTAACTAGAAAAGGAGACCCTGGTAACTGCATCAATTGATGCATTGCTGCACGTAGCCATATTAATAGAACGCGTGATAACTTTGTTAACATAACCCTCTTTTTCCCTCATAAATCAGCGAGAACAAGAACAGTCCTCTAGCGAGAGATCTGTGATGTCAACGGTGGAAGCATGCATGGAGGAGAACAACTACACTGCAAAGGAAGATGCATACAAAAAGCTCAGGGAGCTCATAGAGGAGTCATGGATGGACATCAGTGAGGAGCTCCTCAAGCCAGCTGCCGTGTGGCCGGCAGCGCCCCTCCTCCAGGCAGTGGTGAATTCGACACGGATGTTGGACTTCTTGTACAAGGATCAAGACGCGTACACCGATCCACGAGCTCTCAAAGTGGTAGTAGATTCTATATATGTAAATCCTATATAGATAAAAGTATTCAAATTTTTATATGCAAATAATCATGCTATGAGAAACCATGTAACTCACCATTCATGTATCATGCAATGTATCTAAGAGAAAACTATGACAAAAAATGTACTATGCGCAAGCCGAATGATAATCAAGTCTTTCAATCAGCTGGTTTAGCAAGTAGTATCTAGACTAAACATGCATCACACCTTCCACTACTTTACATTTGGATCTGGAGAAGTTGGTGCCTGGCAGCTAGCACCATATATAGGACTATAGGAGCTGCTCTCCTAGCCTCATCGAGCCAGTCGGTGCCTTCCAAGCAAGGGATGGGAAGTAGAGATTGTGCATTGTACTAGGAGCACCGTTTGTAGCGCCTTAGTGTTGAACATTTCCTGAGCCAGTTGGCCAATTATCGGTGCTTTACCTTTTATGGAGTCAGGACATACTCTTCGACACGTATGTTATCAAATGGTTATCCCTAGGTGTTACTTGGTTGACCGGGAAAAAGAAAACCAATCACCTCCTCTACTGTTGGATTCATTTAAGTGCTAGATATGGGATCTCAACGAGAAGTGTCGTAGGGCGTCAAATGTGCCCATGCAACAAATCATTCTATGCCACAATAAATCCTTATTGTTGCAAGTGTTGAAAAATGTGTCACAACACCAGCAACATGAATAATTTATGTGTGCAACATATGACCAACACTGGCAAAGACAAAGAAATGCATTTGCAGCAAGTGAAAAATACTCTGGAAGCATATATAAAAACCCAAATATTTGTGACATGTGTGCAACATTGTCAGATACTCATGTCTAAACAACAAACACTGTACACACTTCAACACGTTGGAACATCATATAGAACATCGAGAAATCTTGATTTCTATGACCTCTCATTATCAACAATGGAGGCACCACCCTTTGCCAATTTGGGCTGGTCGGCCATGAATTCAGctcgccggagctcggttgagccagATCCGATGACCCTAGAACTATTGTTACTTGATGTTCCAACGCCTTTCAGAGCTCATTGGCATGCACTTGAGATCCGCTATGAGGTATTCATCAATTCATGGTATCAGGATAtgcgcaaaaaaaaaaacaattcatgGTATCAGGTTGAGGGAAGAGACGTTGGGGAAGGAGACTGTTGTGGTGGAGATGCTTTCAAGGATGAGGAGTTGGCCAAATATATTATGCGATTGGGTTCCTTCTTCCATGGTGGCCATCCACATATGCATCTCTTCTCCTCGTAGACTTTTCGCAGATGACACTAATCATGGGCATGGGGATGCACATGCTGTTCAATTGACCCTTAAAAGTAACATGTACCTTGTTTGAGTCACCTTCACACAATACTAATTTTTTTTTATCCACCGATGGTAGGACTTTTGCCTCTGTCCACCAACATACTTGTCAGCTTTATCACTATTGGCCAAGAGATGCGAGGTAGCAAGATGCTGCAATCCAGCCAACCACTTCCCACAAGATGTTTCTAACGTGGCATTTTTGAACTCTTTAATACGTTCCACATTTTTTTTGTGGCAACACAAGCTATTTCTTTTCAGTCCACAGCGAAACTAGCGGCTGCGATGAAACatctaagatttatttaaattgttTGTATATGCTAAATTTAATTGGTCTACAATGAATGATTTTGATATTTTTcgaaaaggggcgctttattacttaaaaggtttaagtaacacccggcctctgcataactgagatgcacacagccaacaataTCCTCACAACaagcgaaaaataaaaataaaaaaggaaggcgAAATACAAAGAAAGTATATTTGTATAGCGCCTAAACCGTCGGTGGcccaatcctaagatcatgctgccacccatgttggataaaagtatccctcgccgtaacctccaatcgtgtacacacctccgtaaacaggtctcgattctccactcgttgtagagaggaccataaacgaagcgtcccagtacatctgtagataacctgcataagcgaagtacttttatcgttaaaaatcttatcatttctacatagccaaagcgaccaaatcacGGCAAGCGCTCCCACCCTAAGTAGACTTCTGAACTTGTGATCAATCCCATGTAACCAATTGCCAAATATattagcaacactacaaggaggGTACACTTTATTCTAGATGTTAAAAACATATTAAAAATATGAATAATTTATATTGATTTTTTTGCAAGATAAATACTAGACTATTATTCTTGCAAAGCTTAATCCATGCACTTATACATGTGACAGTGATCAAAGTTAAACATTGACACAGAGGTGAGTCCAGCCTTTGAATATCCATTTAGTCTGATCAAAGTGCATACGGCTACCCCTTTATTTAGTGAAAGAATTATTGCATTCGAATTGTGTTTCACACACCAATTTTCACGTCCAAACAATCAGGTTCATTTATGCCTGACCAGTCAATAGATACCTACTGCTAAGGACCACTAGCACAATGATGGTAGTGTGTCATCCCGCAAAAAAAAGAAGATATGATGGTAGTGTGTCGTAGTCGGCGTTAGAGAAAATATGCATCTGCTGCTCACACCGGTTTTAGCAATTCATTTTAAGCACATACTTTCGTTTTCTAGGCAATCAATTCTGCCCAAAGGGAATGCATTCGCTTGGTGTGGACTTTCCGTTGTCGGTAGAGAACCATCCATGTGAGGCTACCTGAAGAATCTTTTGTGCGCCCACTATGAAATCGATGGGTGCAGCTCAGCTACTAAGTTCATGAAAAATATGTTTTATGTGGCCaacactttctgaaaacaaaaCCTAGCTATCTGTTGGCCAAACAAGTTGACGAATGGATAGCTATACATTTGTTAGTTAGGACCGACACTGCCACTGTTACAATGGCTTTATTGGCGAAGACGACATACCATTACTGTTGGCTGCAGTGTTTGAGCGTGCTAATTATCGATGCTTGTATCTCGTGCTAAAATGCTATCAAGTGAGCTTCCGTATAACCATCTGAAGATTTCTtcgtcattaatattaatcaaaaaATTAGTCCAATGGGTTGTTGGGTAGTCTATTAGGGAATACGTGTGAGAAGATCCGGCTAAAAGTCCATAAATCAGCTAGTCCTCTGCTACGGAAAGAGCCAGTCGCAGGGCGTGCGCTGCtggtggacgacggtgtcgaagacGCCGGGCTGCTCTGAGCCGCGGCTTAGGGCGTGAATGATAGGTGAATAAGCCACGGCGACGAAGCCGGGCACGTCGAGCGCGGGTATGGACGCGCTGGACTTGCTGGGCGCGTCGGGTCCGAGGACTAGGGCATGTGTGTGTGCGTGCATTGGGTGCATGGGCGTGTCCGTGCACCGGGGTAGTGTGTGTGTCTGTTGGCGATCCGTGCGGGGCGATCGGGTCGCCTGGTTGATACTCAGCGCGAGTCGCGGGCGCACGCGTGTGCGTAGCAGGCGCGGCCAGAGCATGCAGGGCGTGGAACAGATCGCGGGCGAGTGGAGGCGTGGGTGCGTGCCCAGTGCGCTGGCTCAGGGATATAAAGCCACGGGGTGATCGTTGTAACAGCTGACACAGTCGAGTTCGTGCTCGAGGCAATAAGGGGGCGTTTGAGCGCCGACAAAACCTCTGTGTCCACCATCTTTTCTGAACTTCTCTGAATCTCTTCTTTCTCCTTTCGCTGTGAGCCACGGCAAGCCAGAGCGAGTTGAGTGAGAGGGAGAGGAGAGCCGCGGCGAGGAGTTGGCGGTCCCAACAATTAGCATCAGAGCCACGTGAAGGAGGGAGCTCGCCGGCGATGTCCATCGTGCCGTATGCCGGCGGATCGGGCAGCACGGTGGCGCATGCAACGCCGGTGCTCACTGGGGAGAACTACATCACCTGGGCCATCAAGGTGGAGGCCGACCTGAACGCCGCCGggctgtgggaggtggtggtgccaCCGGAGGACGCTGCGTCGGCGGTGATCGCCAAGAAAGATAAGCCGGCGCGGGCTTACCTGCTCCGGGCGCTCGCCGACGATTTGCTGCTACAGGTGGCCGCAAAGAAGACCGCGGCGGAGATATGGAGCAGCCTGAAGGCCCGGTTCGTTGGAGCTGATCGCCTGCGGGCGGCGCGGCTGGGCACGTTGCGCGGGGAGTGGGAGCTCCTGCGCATGGCGAGCGATGAGTCGCTGGACGCGTTCGCCGGGAAGATCACTGGCATGG
Above is a window of Triticum dicoccoides isolate Atlit2015 ecotype Zavitan chromosome 5B, WEW_v2.0, whole genome shotgun sequence DNA encoding:
- the LOC119307081 gene encoding (E)-beta-caryophyllene synthase-like, with the translated sequence MADSVETHRRPHPQPAMNDNQRSHRFHHPTVWGDFFLGFKPFSPTQCLSMKNKADVMKEELRATIVDSGSVDLPRKLELVDTLQRLGLDYHYGKEINDLLCGIHDAGDEARDLHTAALRFYLLRKHGLNVSPDVFQKFIDDEGKITCNDTRSLLCMYNAAHVRTHGEETLSSAMAYIKGHLQRAVEQQTIPPSILLDQVRRTVETPLFRRPRRVEARHFISVYERMSTRNDAILELAKLNFSILQALYCEELRTLTLWWKELQLQDHLSFARDRMVEMHFWMLGVLFEPQYSYGRIVLTKFFTFISIFDDIYDSYSTLEESRLLTMAMERWDEQAAEHLPGYMKFFYSKVLATMKVIEKDLDSQGNKHADYVKKLLIDATKCYYNEAKWREESDTPVTVEEHLRFSVPSSCCMHVACLAFVVIGASGDAIEWGMTYPKIMRASCVIGRVINDVASHEREQEQSSSERSVMSTVEACMEENNYTAKEDAYKKLRELIEESWMDISEELLKPAAVWPAAPLLQAVVNSTRMLDFLYKDQDAYTDPRALKVVVDSIYVNPI